A DNA window from Drosophila sechellia strain sech25 chromosome X, ASM438219v1, whole genome shotgun sequence contains the following coding sequences:
- the LOC6621156 gene encoding classical arabinogalactan protein 9 has product MRVYHLLLIGLVLAAIAGGREALAHPPRAEEPPCTPPPDPCTTTTCPPPPPPPCTTTTCPPPEPPPCTTTTCPPPDPPPCTTTTCPPPPPCRTTTCTPPPCTRTPPPCTRTPPPCTRTPPPCTRTPPCTTTPPCTPPCTTTPPCTPPCTTTPPCTTPKSNNGEAGNNDNAGIIDDREPIAQVLISRHDCRGQEDGTFLADVRHCRRYYVCNRQRSKRQNCPNGYWFDRELKACRLASTVNNCDARRN; this is encoded by the exons ATGAGAGTTT ACCACTTGCTGCTGATTGGATTAGTTTTGGCGGCTATCGCCGGCGGTCGTGAGGCTCTGGCACATCCGCCCAGGGCCGAAGAGCCACCGTGTACTCCTCCCCCTGATCCgtgcacaacaacaacatgcccaccaccaccaccaccgccgtgCACCACAACAACGTGTCCACCACCAGAACCACCACCAtgtacaacaacaacatgtCCACCACCAGATCCACCACCGTGCACCACAACAACAtgcccaccaccacctccgTGCAGAACAACAACATGCACACCACCACCGTGCACCAGGACACCACCTCCATGCACCAGGACACCACCTCCATGCACCAGGACACCACCCCCGTGCACAAGAACACCTCCGTGCACCACCACTCCTCCCTGCACCCCACCGTGCACCACCACACCTCCCTGCACCCCACCGTGCACCACCACTCCTCCCTGCACCACCCCCAAAAGCAACAACGGTGAGGCAGGTAACAACGATAATGCTGGAATCATCGATGATCGAGAACCTATTGCCCAGGTGCTGATCTCGCGCCACGATTGCCGTGGCCAGGAGGACGGAACCTTCCTCGCCGACGTGCGTCACTGTCGCCGCTATTACGTGTGCAACCGTCAGAGGTCGAAGCGCCAGAACTGCCCCAACGGCTACTGGTTCGATCGCGAGCTGAAGGCCTGCCGACTGGCCAGTACCGTCAACAACTGTGACGCCAGGCGCAACTGA